A window of Armatimonadota bacterium contains these coding sequences:
- a CDS encoding BON domain-containing protein: MTKCFAIAVLLALVLTGCNPNDTKDLAQDGGKVAETAVRAAGNAGVAAKVNTMLGLHKDVDMSGLHIEADGGTVTVSGHVGSAKEKKLVLDLANKTRGVDKVVDKLRVE; encoded by the coding sequence ATGACCAAGTGTTTTGCCATCGCCGTGTTGCTGGCCCTGGTGCTGACCGGGTGCAATCCGAACGACACAAAGGATCTGGCCCAAGATGGCGGAAAGGTCGCCGAAACCGCCGTGCGTGCCGCTGGCAACGCCGGAGTGGCTGCAAAGGTCAACACCATGCTGGGCTTGCACAAAGATGTGGACATGTCTGGCCTGCATATCGAAGCCGATGGGGGAACCGTGACCGTGAGCGGCCATGTCGGTTCGGCCAAAGAGAAGAAACTGGTGTTGGATCTGGCTAATAAGACACGGGGCGTGGACAAAGTTGTCGACAAACTACGGGTGGAGTAG
- a CDS encoding redoxin domain-containing protein, whose product MPLPVGEFAPDFCLLTLDAKGKLAEVRLHDHIGRQPVVLLFVPGAFTSTCTAQLCDDSGGLEIFAELGAAVYGITVDSAFVQHAWAKSAEISITLLSDFRHEVVQAYDVVLEDFAGLGPSSQRAAFVVDTEGVIRYSEVTATLRDIPDREAIAACLESL is encoded by the coding sequence ATGCCCTTGCCAGTCGGCGAATTCGCTCCCGATTTCTGCCTTTTGACCCTTGATGCCAAAGGGAAGCTTGCCGAAGTCCGCCTACACGACCATATCGGCCGGCAGCCGGTTGTGTTGCTGTTCGTCCCTGGGGCTTTCACCAGCACATGCACCGCCCAGCTTTGCGATGACAGCGGCGGTTTGGAGATTTTTGCCGAACTTGGGGCGGCCGTCTATGGGATCACTGTGGATTCGGCCTTTGTCCAGCATGCCTGGGCCAAAAGTGCAGAGATTTCTATCACTCTGCTCAGCGATTTCCGGCACGAGGTCGTTCAGGCTTATGACGTCGTGCTCGAGGATTTTGCCGGCCTTGGCCCTTCCAGCCAGCGGGCGGCCTTTGTGGTGGATACGGAGGGCGTGATCCGGTATAGCGAAGTCACGGCCACATTGCGCGACATCCCGGATCGCGAAGCCATCGCCGCGTGCCTGGAAAGCCTCTAG
- a CDS encoding PEP-CTERM sorting domain-containing protein has product MKIAFSALAIVAGCGSALGFGFYGGSGLSGGYRWDAAPRQMGGLDRSLSGGLTYSVLGGSYSSFKNVFTWSGAAPTDAAFQQAVERAFSAWTVVDPVSGLGTTISFRPDFGTAVSTSVVSGVRQGAMIDLFGASSGSTFSNGDPGLRAEAFFSAVAGTVTLTSGTANYNAAPISGADVTLNANTNALWTLPWFETILRHEIGHTLGLADVDLQSGPGGTFVDDNYNPNNAAATLSNSFAGMVNIANPAASAGLSTYSIPTSVFAQSGVDIMMESNISSFFLTNSLQNDDFAGRQFLYPTAVPEPATMAVLALAGLAALRRRNRA; this is encoded by the coding sequence ATGAAGATTGCTTTTTCGGCCCTCGCCATTGTTGCCGGTTGCGGATCGGCCCTTGGATTCGGTTTTTATGGCGGAAGCGGCCTTTCGGGCGGTTATCGTTGGGATGCCGCTCCCCGGCAGATGGGTGGGCTTGACCGCTCGCTATCCGGCGGATTGACCTATTCGGTTTTGGGTGGATCCTATTCTTCGTTTAAGAACGTGTTCACCTGGTCTGGCGCGGCCCCGACCGACGCGGCGTTCCAGCAAGCGGTGGAGCGGGCTTTCAGTGCCTGGACAGTGGTCGACCCGGTCAGCGGCCTGGGGACGACGATCAGTTTCCGCCCCGACTTTGGCACGGCCGTCTCCACATCGGTGGTCAGCGGCGTGCGGCAGGGGGCGATGATCGACCTGTTCGGGGCGAGTTCCGGCAGCACCTTTTCCAATGGCGACCCGGGCTTGCGGGCGGAAGCGTTTTTCAGCGCGGTGGCGGGGACGGTGACCTTGACCTCGGGGACGGCGAACTACAACGCGGCCCCCATTTCCGGGGCTGATGTGACCCTGAATGCGAACACGAACGCCCTCTGGACCCTGCCTTGGTTTGAGACCATCCTCCGCCACGAGATCGGGCACACGCTGGGTCTTGCCGATGTTGATTTGCAAAGCGGCCCTGGCGGCACGTTTGTGGACGACAACTACAACCCGAACAATGCCGCGGCGACGCTTTCCAACTCGTTTGCCGGGATGGTGAACATCGCAAACCCGGCGGCCAGTGCGGGCTTGAGCACCTACTCGATCCCGACGTCCGTTTTCGCCCAGTCCGGGGTGGACATCATGATGGAGAGCAACATCAGTTCGTTCTTTTTGACGAACAGCCTGCAGAACGACGATTTTGCTGGCCGGCAATTCCTTTACCCAACGGCAGTGCCGGAACCGGCAACGATGGCAGTGCTCGCTTTAGCGGGCCTAGCGGCTTTGCGGCGGCGTAACCGCGCTTAA
- a CDS encoding prepilin-type N-terminal cleavage/methylation domain-containing protein — protein MKRGFTLTELLVVSAIILILVAIILPVYNRAKDSANTAAMLAQQHQITTALRLYSEDYDGKHITHRGLPGQDWPNKLYTYTKSREILRNPRYTGKTGGIPPLGYGFGLNGCLFFTEVVETENTIWLIESAPFELPSGTAVQMLTSNHLDIYSPRLYPGAEPFGGKWLADSRNGGSVVSFWDGSAKWVHSSTIAFRGTSCHLSQDQKVFFETMMRVN, from the coding sequence ATGAAACGCGGCTTCACGTTAACTGAACTCTTAGTCGTGTCAGCAATCATTCTGATTTTGGTGGCAATCATTCTTCCTGTTTACAACCGCGCCAAAGATTCGGCGAATACGGCCGCGATGCTGGCCCAACAACATCAGATCACAACGGCATTGCGGTTGTACTCCGAAGATTACGATGGAAAACATATTACACATAGGGGTTTGCCGGGGCAAGATTGGCCAAACAAACTCTACACCTACACAAAATCACGCGAAATCTTGAGGAATCCCAGATATACGGGAAAAACTGGCGGGATTCCTCCGCTGGGTTATGGGTTTGGACTCAATGGGTGCCTATTCTTTACGGAAGTTGTCGAAACGGAGAATACCATCTGGCTCATTGAGTCAGCCCCATTTGAATTGCCAAGCGGTACAGCGGTTCAAATGTTGACCAGTAATCATCTTGATATCTATTCACCTCGCCTCTACCCAGGCGCCGAGCCGTTTGGTGGCAAGTGGCTCGCTGATTCACGCAATGGCGGATCGGTGGTCTCATTCTGGGACGGAAGCGCAAAATGGGTTCATAGCTCAACTATTGCTTTTCGCGGAACAAGTTGTCACCTGAGTCAAGATCAGAAGGTATTTTTCGAAACAATGATGAGAGTAAACTGA